The stretch of DNA CATGTCGAGCGTGGCCTGGCCATGGCCCGCGCCCATCGCCAGCGCTGGCTCGAGGCCGAGGCGCTGCGCATTCTGGGCCAGCGACGGGCCGCCCAGTCGGCGCACGCGCCGGCGCGCGCGGCCCTCGAGGAAGCCATCGGGATCGCCAGCGAGATGGGGCTAAGGCCGCTGCTGGGCCGCTGCCATCTGGCTCTGGGCCGGGCGCTCGCCCGCGCGGGCGGGCCGGACTCGGGGCAGGAGCACCTCGAGCAGGCCGCGGAGCTCTTCCGTGACATGGGCATGCGCTTCTGGCTCGAGCGCGCGGAGGCCGCGCGGGGCCGCTCCGGGCACTAGGTCCACCACGGCTTGGCATGGCATAATCCCGGCGTGATCCTGCGCGGGTCGCTTTTCCGCAAGTACGCCATCCTCTTCGCCGCCCTGGTGAGCGGGGCGCTGCTCGTCAGCGGCCTGCTCGAGACCTACTTCTCGTACGTGGAGAACAGGGACGCCCTGGCCGCCCTCGAGCAGGAGAAGGCGCGCGGCGCGGCGGCCCAGATCGAGCAGTTCGTCAAGGGGGTCGAGCAGCAGATCGGCTGGACGACGCAGCCGCCCATCGTCGCGCCGGCCGCCGCCATGGAGCAGCGACGTGGCGACTACTTCCGTCTGCTCCGTCAGGTGCTGTCCGTCACGGAAGTCAGCTACATCGACCCCGAGGGGCTCGAGCAGCTCCGCCTCTCGCGCCTGGCCATGGACGTCGTGGGCAGCAAGACGGACTATTCGAAAGACCCGCGCTTCCTCCAGCCAAAAGCCGGACGCGCCTACTTCAGCCCCGTCACCTTCCGCAAGGAGTCCGAGCCCTACATGACCATCGCCCTGGCCGGCAGCGAAAAAAAGCCCGGGGTGACGGCGGCCGAGGTCAATCTCAAGTTCATCTGGGACGTGGTCTCCAAGATCAAGGTGGGCCGGGAGGGACGGGCCTACGTGGTGGACTCGAGCGGGGCCCTCATCGCCCATCCCGACATCAGCCTCGTCCTGAAGAAGACGGACCTGTCGGCCCTGGCCCAGGTGCAGCAGGCCATGCGCGCCGGGAAGGCCGGCGTCTCCACGCCCCTCGTCGCCAAGGATCTCGATGGACGCCGCGTGCTCGCCGCCTCCGCCCCCGTGGCCCCGCTCGGCTGGTCGGTGCTGATCGAGCAGCCCTGGGCCGAAGTCGTCGAGCCGCTTCGCGCCTCCGCCGTCCGCACGGCCGGCCTGGCTTTTTTTGGCATCATCCTGGCCGTGCTGGGCAGCCTCGTCCTCGCCCGCCGGATGACCCGGCCCATCCAGACCCTCCAGGAAGGCGCCGCGCGCATCGGGGCCGGGGATCTCGGGCACCGGCTCGAGGTCAAGACGGGCGACGAGATCGAGAGCCTGGCCGAGCAGTTCAACACGATGACCTCGCAGCTCCGCGAGTCCTACGCCAATTTGGAGCACAAGGTCGAGGACCGTACGCGAGAGCTCTCCGAGGCGCTCCAGCAGCAGACGTCGACCAGCGAGATCCTGCGGGTCATCTCGAGCTCGACCACCGATCTTCAGCCGGTCATGGACGCCGTCGCGGAAAGCGCGGGCCGTCTGTGCGACGCCGACACCGTGATCCACCGGCTCGAGGGAGACTTCTCCGAGCGGGTCGCCCACTTCGGGCCTACGCCCTCCGGGCCGCTCGGCACACGCATCCCGCTGACGCGCGGGTCCGTGAGCGGCCGCGCGATGATCGATCGCCAGCCCGTGCACGTCGAGGATCTGCAGGCCGCGGGCGAAG from Candidatus Methylomirabilota bacterium encodes:
- a CDS encoding GAF domain-containing protein, translated to MILRGSLFRKYAILFAALVSGALLVSGLLETYFSYVENRDALAALEQEKARGAAAQIEQFVKGVEQQIGWTTQPPIVAPAAAMEQRRGDYFRLLRQVLSVTEVSYIDPEGLEQLRLSRLAMDVVGSKTDYSKDPRFLQPKAGRAYFSPVTFRKESEPYMTIALAGSEKKPGVTAAEVNLKFIWDVVSKIKVGREGRAYVVDSSGALIAHPDISLVLKKTDLSALAQVQQAMRAGKAGVSTPLVAKDLDGRRVLAASAPVAPLGWSVLIEQPWAEVVEPLRASAVRTAGLAFFGIILAVLGSLVLARRMTRPIQTLQEGAARIGAGDLGHRLEVKTGDEIESLAEQFNTMTSQLRESYANLEHKVEDRTRELSEALQQQTSTSEILRVISSSTTDLQPVMDAVAESAGRLCDADTVIHRLEGDFSERVAHFGPTPSGPLGTRIPLTRGSVSGRAMIDRQPVHVEDLQAAGEEFPEGYALAQEYNHRTTLCVPMLREGVAIGSILLRRREIRPFTEKQIALLQTFADQAVIAIENVRLFKELEARNRDLTETLEQQTATAEILRVISSSQTDVQPVFETIAENSLRLCDATFSTVFRYDGELVHLAALRNVTPEGAAAIRSAFPMPPSRGGASARSVLTRRIVHIADVRDDPEYVLGGLADVAKFRSILSVPMLRDGQPIGTITVAAARTMLFPDKQVELLKT